Below is a genomic region from Pelotomaculum isophthalicicum JI.
TTTGGATGGAAACCCACGCTGCCGACCGGTTTGCCAACCTCAGATTAAACGAAGCCATCGGGGTTGGGGCTGAGGTGCTCGTTACCGCCTGCCCGTATTGCATCACTATGTTTGAGGATAGCAGGGCGGTCTTGAATTATGACGACGTCATTCAGGTCAAGGACATCACGGAGATCCTCCAGGAGGTGATTTAGATTACCGGGAAGCTAAGCATGCAGGAAGCGATTGGCGTGAGGGATCGGTGAATAACCGCCGACCTCCCACTCCACCGTACGTACCGTCCGGTATACCGTCAAGATGAACGTAACTAGTGAATACCTTTGTGATACTTGCGAAACCTAAACTGACGAAATATTTGTTAGTGAGAGTATGATTCAGGATTGGGTTACTGGATATTCTCCAGTAGCCCTTTCTTGTTATTTTCATTATTTTCACTTTGCGCCGCTGCATCCAGATATACATCCGGAGTCTGCGCCTTATCCATTAATCGAGGTTTGCCGCAGCGTTCTTCATGTCTGCTTATATACATTCTATTGGCGGTGTTGGATAAATGAAGTTTAAACAGTTGGAAACATTTTTAGGGGTGGCTGATCAACAAAGCTTTACCATGGCAGCCTATCAGCTTAATATTAGCCAACCGGCAGTAAGTTTTCAAATCAAGGCGCTTGAGGATGCTCTTGATGTAACTTTATTCAAGCGTGAGGATAAGAAAATGGTATTAACCGATGCCGGGCAACTGCTTTATCCTGAAGCGAAACAAATTTTCATGCATTACCAAAAAATCAAGGCCGAATTAGACAACCTGAAAGGGCTGAAAAAGGGACACGTGGTTGTAGGCGCCGGTCAAATTCCGGGGGAGTACCTTCTTCCGCTTTTGATCGGGGCATTTAAAAAAAGTTATCCTGGTATTCGAATTACACTTAAGATGTCTGGAAGCGGGCAGGTGGAGCGCTGGATCAAGGAGCGGGAGGTCGATCTGGGTATTACCGATGTGCCCGTGGATAGTGAAGATATTGAATGCTTCACCTGGTTGCAAGATCGACTAATATTAATTGTTTCGCCTACACATCCGTGGGTGAATTCAGGCACTATAAAAATCTCCGATTTGAAGAGTGAAAAGATGATTTTTTGCGAACAAGGGTCGGGGACCCGCCGGGCTGTTGAACAAAAATTGGCTGAATATAACATTGAAACCGGTGAGATAGCGGCGGGATTGGAGTTGGGAAGTACTCGAGCTGTAATCACGGCAGTCAAAGCGGGCCTGGGGGTAAGTATTGTATCCAGGTTTGCCGTGCGGGAATCGTTAAAATTGGGATTGGTGAGGGAAGTGCGGGTGGCTGGCTTTGATTTATGGTGCAATCTTTATCTAGTCCGGCACACTCAAAGAATGGGAGGGTTTGCTATTGATGCCTTCACCAGTTTTATCAATAA
It encodes:
- a CDS encoding selenium metabolism-associated LysR family transcriptional regulator — protein: MKFKQLETFLGVADQQSFTMAAYQLNISQPAVSFQIKALEDALDVTLFKREDKKMVLTDAGQLLYPEAKQIFMHYQKIKAELDNLKGLKKGHVVVGAGQIPGEYLLPLLIGAFKKSYPGIRITLKMSGSGQVERWIKEREVDLGITDVPVDSEDIECFTWLQDRLILIVSPTHPWVNSGTIKISDLKSEKMIFCEQGSGTRRAVEQKLAEYNIETGEIAAGLELGSTRAVITAVKAGLGVSIVSRFAVRESLKLGLVREVRVAGFDLWCNLYLVRHTQRMGGFAIDAFTSFINNRDILNQLS